A genomic window from Silene latifolia isolate original U9 population chromosome Y, ASM4854445v1, whole genome shotgun sequence includes:
- the LOC141627389 gene encoding uncharacterized protein LOC141627389, which produces MTDYGTPSNVDCALAVIPVLDWRQDGRRRAPLLNGSDMEGIQRRCAEFEPRWVTGCLMKEPHRILYVLIGLSVRFRIQWDSMFSNFCVYAGHIFIRPGKHVAIFWMKIWH; this is translated from the exons ATGACCGATTACGGAACTCCATCGAA CGTGGATTGCGCCTTGGCCGTCATTCCAGTACTTGATTGGCGACAAGATGGTCGGCGTCGAGCACCTTTGTTGAACGGCTCCGATATGGAAGGAATTCAGCGGAGGTGTGCGGAATTTGAGCCCCGATGGGTGACTGGATGTCTGATGAAGGAGCCCCATCGGATCTTGTATGTTTTGATCGGACTTTCTGTCAGATT CAGGATACAGTGGGATAGTATGTTCAGCAATTTCTGTGTCTATGCCGGGCATATCTTTATAAGACCAGGCAAACACGTCGCGATATTCT GGATGAAGATATGGCATTAA